The DNA segment CTCTTCCGCAAGGTAGCATTGTAGAATTCATCATCGATATCACTGTCTTCAAACTGCTCATCACTGAATTGTACGTTTTCTTCAACCTGCTGTACAGACTGAGCAAGTTTCTTCCTGACGCGGAGACGGATCTCCTCACGTTTCTGCTCTTTCTTAGACCATTGTGGCTTTGCAGCAGGTTCACTGATGACTCTGGCCGGGTTTGTTTCAATAAGCTGCTCTGTTGCTGACAAGACTTCTTTCTTTGGTTGAACTTGTGCGCCACTAATGGGCATGTTCTGAATGAAATCTCTCTGCTGTTGGTTGATTGGCTCATAGGTTTGttggggtggtggtggtggctgTTGCTGCGGATACTGTCCATGAGGATATTGCATTTGTGGTTGTGGTGGTATCATAGGAGGCCCATAGCCGTATGGGTTCATGCCATAGTATGGCATTGGTGGAGGTGGCATTGGGTATGGCATCATAATGGGCATCATCATTGGATTCCCTGGCACTCCTCCTTGAAAACCACCATATGCCCTACCATTTGGTTGTTGGACCCTTGGCTGTTCTCCTTCAACCTCATCTGGGACTTTCCCTCCCAAAGCTGCAATCAAAGTCTTCTGGAACTCGGAATCACTGCCAGATGcattgatgatgacaatggGTCTGTTTGTGTTGTCACCAAGTGGTTTATCTGCAAGATTTGGTGCAGCACCCGCTGTTTCATCATCTATTACTTTCTTAGCAACCTCTGGGGGAGGTGGTGGTGGAGGGGTCGGTTCCTTTGGAGGTGGAGGCGGTGGTGGAGTAGGTTCCTTAGGTGGTTCTGGTGTTGGGGTTTTTGCACGTGAGAATAGAGACTTAACTTTCCCCCACCCAGCTCCTTTATCTGACTCCTCTTTGATGCTGTTTAAAGTTGTCCTTGAGGCATTGATATTGGCCATGCTTGGAGTTCGTAATGTTACTTGTGATCCTGTCTTACTTGAGATACTTTTCTTCCTCCCAAATAACTTCGACAGTATACCCCTTTGTTTTTCCTTCACTTCCTCATCTTCCTCCAGGGAGTTGTCAGCTTTATTCTCTTCCGCTACAGTTTGTTCTGTCTTTGCTTCCTCTGGAGGATTTTCGGGAGGCTGTTCAGTCACCTCGTTGGGTTCTTCTGTCGATCTATCTTCCTGAACAACGGATTTACTTTCCTCTTCCTCAACCTCTTTCGGCTGATCTTCATCCTTAACCTCTGCTTTATCTTCAGTATTTCCagcctcttcttctttatcacTCTCCTTCGGTGTGTCCTCTTTTGTTTCTTCGTCTTTGACATCCTCCACTGGTTTTTCCTCCGGATTCTCTGCTGTTTCTTCAAGATCTTTCTTCTCCTCAGCTACTTCTTCCGTAGGTTCCTCGGGTTTTGGCTCCTCTTCTTCTTTGGCTTCTTCGGATGTTCCTTCTTGCTGTGGTTCATCTTCTGGCTTTTGTTCTTCTGGCTTTTCCTCTTCtggtttttcttctttgttctGTTCATCCTCCTTTTGGGGCTCAGGCGCCTCCTCAACTGGTTCCTTTTTGCCAAACATTTTCTTCATAAACAACGACATCCTGGCAACCCTCGTAAACTTGTTGGCAGGTTTCGTTTCCTTTGGCTTATTTTCTTCCTTAcgcttctcttcttcttccttctgctttctttcctcttcttcctttcgttttctttcttcttcctcttgtCTCTTTCTagcctcttcttcctctttccttttctcctcttcctcaAGTTTCCTTTTCTCCTCGGCTTCCCTCaatctttcttcctcttctcgttttcttttctcctcctcttctcgttttcttttctcctcttcctgTTGTTGAGATGTTGGTGGTCTGCTCCAAGCCTGACGGGTGGAGACCCGGCTTTCGTGTCCCTCCTGGATGCTCTCAAGGGGTGGTTTGTTGCTGAGAGTTCCAACTCGACGAGACCCCCTTCCTCTGCCTCTACCCCTTCCTCGTCCTCTCCCTCTGTCCTGATTATCACCACCATCTGCACTTCTAGGTGGAGGTGCACCCCTTCCTTGTGATGGAGGACGccctcttcctctccccctTCCCCTACCTCTGCCTCTTCCTCTACCCCTTCCTGCTTCTGCCCGTTTCCTCTGCTTCAAAATCTCAGCCCTCCTCAAAGACTCTTCCCGGCGTTGTCTCTCTTTCACCAGCTCCTCATCCTCCTCAGGTTTCGGTTCTTGTTTCTTCTCTTCCTCGTCCTTCTGCTCTGGGTTATCTTTGTCGCCTGGgggtttcttcttctttttctttttcttcggAGGGGCGACGTAGCTGAAAGTCTGAATGTCACCCATCCCGCGAGGTCACTGACATAGTTCGTTCATATcctggaaagaaaaagaatgaaagaatataaaaaaaatgaaattattgagtAAAACATTTTCCAAGAAAAACAACTATATTGAATTTATCCACAACAATGAGCATAATATCCCTTTGGTCATTGCCTTAACttatcttcatctttttttgcAAATATGATATCCAATATCATGACGTTTTTaagcagtggcggatccagcccagcccccccccccccgaaaaaaaaatattcataaaaaaagagaGTGTAAAAATTCCCCTTCCTTGGTGCCAATGAGGAAAGTGAttagagtgatttttttttttttggggggggggctctgctTGTCAACAAGTGTAGTGGAAAATCGTAAATATTGTGACATTTGGCCTCCTTTGGGGGTGAGATTACTTGTCCGAAAATATATTAAAGGGGCTACTCTAGGTTGAcaataatatgattttaaatgacGAATAAAACACTTAAATCTTTTAATCAAAATCTGAACAGGAGTAataaagttataacattttaaagatttacatTTATCGGTGATACAGCTCTTTGCATGTCTTCGTAAATATTGAATGATCAAACTGATGTAATATTCCCcttttccttttgtattttatatcataTGAAATTCTATTATTCAAAGTTTGTCGTCAGagaatttttttggaaaattgattgACGACTGACTTAATACAATAGACATTAATTGCTGCCACTTGATTAGAAGGGAGACTTATCATACACacgtaagaaaataaaaaaatatttatgatttcatgtaataacctAAAAGGGAAACTGGggtaatgacgtcatcagcaCATCTAATGATTTTTAATGATGACGTGCATACATAAATCTTGCATCAATAACTTCATtaattatcagatttttatgatattttcagcattttctcGGTAAAGCTTATACtcttctttatttaaataaaatcatcttCAGATCGGAGTTTACCCCTTTAAGGCGTTTCtttctggatccgccactgtaaAACTTTGATAAGTTAATTTTTCCCGTGATTTTTCCTGAATAATTTTCCATCATCGCACGAAAATATATTATAGTGTTATACTAGCATCTAAACATTTATTACGTTTAGAACTAAGAGTAAAAAATTTACCCTGAAAAATATGTCCACATGCAGTTACGTAGGAATTCAAGAAATAATGCAAACAAAACATCGGTTCTATTAGTAGTATTTCAGGTAGGGGCGGATCCAGTATTTACCAGTTTGGGAGGGGCactttggaagaaaaaaagtcaacCGAAAAAAAGGGTTATTGATGCCCGCGGAGATAATTTggctaagaaaaaaaagaagttcatGTATGAAGATCTCACCCGCCTTGATCTATGCCTTATCTCGTGCAGAGGAGAAGTGAATcaacattttatcatttattttatctatttcacttattcatttatctgtATTCgcttattaatttatttatctattcgtttattaataataatccgcttttatatagcgcttaattcatctgaacgacgtgtctaagcgctttacagatatattattaccccggtcgtcggattcaatcagtcattcccgcacacaatgtgtgtacatcctccactccctggggagtttattcattttttttaatatttactgAATATTTTCTGACTGGTATCACGTAtccaattttgtttgtttacatgAATTTACGCAGGGTATTACTTTCCATTTAATTTTGGTCCCTGATAGAGGCATTCGCGGATGTGACGAGAATATTTCAgattaacaaacaaaataaaataatacaggAAGGGAGAAAGGGATCCCCACCTTTTATTAATATATCAAGAAAATGGTGGAATTAGTAGAATAGTAttaatagtatacaaatagtatac comes from the Lytechinus variegatus isolate NC3 chromosome 9, Lvar_3.0, whole genome shotgun sequence genome and includes:
- the LOC121420940 gene encoding actin cytoskeleton-regulatory complex protein PAN1-like; translated protein: MGDIQTFSYVAPPKKKKKKKKPPGDKDNPEQKDEEEKKQEPKPEEDEELVKERQRREESLRRAEILKQRKRAEAGRGRGRGRGRGRGRGRGRPPSQGRGAPPPRSADGGDNQDRGRGRGRGRGRGRGSRRVGTLSNKPPLESIQEGHESRVSTRQAWSRPPTSQQQEEEKRKREEEEKRKREEEERLREAEEKRKLEEEEKRKEEEEARKRQEEEERKRKEEEERKQKEEEEKRKEENKPKETKPANKFTRVARMSLFMKKMFGKKEPVEEAPEPQKEDEQNKEEKPEEEKPEEQKPEDEPQQEGTSEEAKEEEEPKPEEPTEEVAEEKKDLEETAENPEEKPVEDVKDEETKEDTPKESDKEEEAGNTEDKAEVKDEDQPKEVEEEESKSVVQEDRSTEEPNEVTEQPPENPPEEAKTEQTVAEENKADNSLEEDEEVKEKQRGILSKLFGRKKSISSKTGSQVTLRTPSMANINASRTTLNSIKEESDKGAGWGKVKSLFSRAKTPTPEPPKEPTPPPPPPPKEPTPPPPPPPEVAKKVIDDETAGAAPNLADKPLGDNTNRPIVIINASGSDSEFQKTLIAALGGKVPDEVEGEQPRVQQPNGRAYGGFQGGVPGNPMMMPIMMPYPMPPPPMPYYGMNPYGYGPPMIPPQPQMQYPHGQYPQQQPPPPPQQTYEPINQQQRDFIQNMPISGAQVQPKKEVLSATEQLIETNPARVISEPAAKPQWSKKEQKREEIRLRVRKKLAQSVQQVEENVQFSDEQFEDSDIDDEFYNATLRKRDRKKKRSIADFNELQKEEMARKSKIEAEEKARREAELQEEMRRKVAEDGMNTLLAMIKGEEVPEDKPNESDGDEKSETGNPPKETDKQEPVTTDQELPKKSSKKESKKKKDSFKKPFDIDAESPIIFPNEQTYDDFSRFVSEFTKANGFTSPSPTGDRSPAPADEKVSASSSENPSPFSITIADDLMAMISNSSSPARTPNKSSSSRDKNPKTAKRQENLASVGSSSPTADLQKKQKTDAQQWLFDAQVKLLEAKRLLSPHSK